A single window of Oceanidesulfovibrio indonesiensis DNA harbors:
- a CDS encoding YybH family protein, giving the protein MKHLVLIFALVLLGACAHQRPDPAPAADTLSPRGELQQFLQGYTEAFNSRDLSRILALYAEDVDVRLSGPDGGYRLDKEGLNAAFKLKQTVWSEQRLRLGEPILADFSQAPVGYLVVGEWPVQSKSWSGTYQCAMVVVKREGRWLILREAASEDSL; this is encoded by the coding sequence ATGAAACACCTGGTTTTGATCTTCGCACTTGTGCTGCTTGGGGCTTGTGCCCATCAGCGGCCGGATCCTGCGCCGGCCGCCGACACCTTGTCTCCGCGAGGGGAACTCCAGCAGTTCCTCCAGGGGTACACTGAGGCATTCAACAGCAGGGACCTCTCCAGAATTCTCGCATTGTACGCCGAGGATGTGGATGTACGACTATCCGGTCCGGATGGAGGGTATCGCCTCGACAAAGAAGGCCTGAATGCAGCCTTCAAGCTCAAACAGACGGTGTGGAGCGAACAGCGGCTCCGCTTGGGCGAACCGATACTGGCGGATTTTTCACAGGCTCCGGTCGGCTATCTCGTCGTCGGGGAATGGCCGGTGCAATCAAAATCCTGGTCAGGCACCTATCAATGCGCCATGGTCGTGGTGAAGCGCGAGGGGAGGTGGCTCATCCTTCGCGAAGCAGCGTCGGAAGATTCTTTGTGA